The Oscillatoria sp. FACHB-1407 genomic interval GAGCCGATCATTTCCTCGACCGCCATACAATCGATCGCTGCCGTCTCCTCCCTGTATCTGATCGTTACCAATGCCTCCGTAGAGGCGATCGCTGCCTTGATCTCCTCTCAGAAAATCACGTCCTGCACCACCATTCATGTGATCATCATCAGCACCACCAATCAACCTATCGTTGTTTCCTAATCCTGTGATGCGATCGCTACCAGCCTGCCCGTTAAGAATGTCAGCTTGTGCAGTTCCAACGAGAATGTCATCTTCGTTAAGGGTGGAAACAGAGGTGGTTACATCTACTGGGTCAGAATCATCTTGAATATCATCTTCGACACCAGTGATAACGAAGTTGTTTTCTGTGAGTGGTGCATCGTGCCAAACGATTTTATAGAAATGGTGTTACAAAGCAGTGCAGCAATTCTGACATTCCGTTACTTTATCCATTACACCAACTCAGCAGAAAAGGTCATGGCTAAACCATGACCTGAACGAACATTTTGTATGTCATCAATAGAGCTTTCTCAACCTGCAACAAAGTCACGGAAGGCAGATACATTAGTTGTATCTTGAACGATCGCAACTAGCTCGTAGCCTTTATAGATGGCGGTGTCAGTAGCAGTCGTTCCAACCCCATAATTCCAATTTTTGTCCATCCAGTAGTCATAGACGCTGCCGTTCACTTGCAGTTTATCCCCTTCCCAGGCAGAGAAGTCGGTAATGACGGCATAGCCATAGGAGCCATCGCCTGTGTAGTAAGTGCCGTTATACCAATCGCCTAACGCAAATGTATCAGCTTCAGTGCCACCAGAGAGATAATCGACTTCATAGAGCGTGTGACCATACCCTTTGATGTAGTCGTAACCTGATTCGCCATAGAGAGCATCACTGCCAGTACCGCCTACTAAGGTATCGTTGCCATAGGAACCTAACAGACTATCTGCTCCACTATCACCTTGAATGTAGTCTTCGCCAAAGCCACCATCAAGGTAGTCGTCATTCTCACCGCCGTATAAGTAATCGTTGCCATAATCACCAACAACAAAATCATTACCCCAGTCACCGACTACAACATCATTGCCCCAGCTTGCATAAACTACGTCATCACCCCAGCTTGCATAGATTGTATCGTCATAGGTTGTGCCAACTAGGTAATCGTTGTAGATAGAGCCAAAGATTTGGTATGTCATGGTCGTTTCTCCTGTGGTGTTAGATCAGTTGAGTTACTTGAGAAAAGTTTGTTTTCTCTCTTCACCCATTCCTATTCCAGGGATTCGACAGGTATGCAGTTTTATGGATATAGCCGTAACCAACTCTGTTAGGACAAGGGAACTAAGCTCCTTTGTCGTTTTTGTCGATAGGGAGTTAATCCTGGCTCTCGCTTGTGGATCGGAGAGAAGATCTGAATGCAAGTCACTAATGTGTTGTTGGCAGTGTCCCGAATTTCAACGGTTGAAATACGAACATCAATGGGTTGAATCATCGGTAGAGTCAGCGGTGCAGGGGTGACTGCAATACTGCTGCGCTCGCTTGAGAAGGGCAATGTTGGAGACGGCTGAGTGATATTTCGCTGTAAAACTTCTACATCTGGATAAAGAATACCAATTTCGCTTTCTGGGGCTGTATCCTGCACTAAATAAATCTCTAAACGAGCCGTGTAGCGGGGTCGTAGCTTTGGAGTCAATTGCTGCCGAATTTTGTTAGCGAGTGCGTTATGCACATCAACCCAAAGATATCCTTCTAGATAGGGGTCCATTCCCGGAAATGGTGATGGCATCGCAAAACTCCCAAACATCAGCCTCTCATCTCAATTCTAATGGCGATCGCTATTGCCAGGATTATAAAACCAGGTAGAGTGGCTGCTAGCTAGAACAGTGGGTAGAGAGGGGCGATCGCTCCGACTGATTCGATTCCTGAGCGATGAGCATCACGGCTCCCTCTGCATTGACGACCCATCCCTGTGCCTCAACAATTTCAGCGGAAGATTGTGAATTTTGTGGGTTAGAGACGCGATTAATCGCGTCTGTACCGAGTTGTGAGTTAGAGACGCGATTAATCACGTCTGTACTGGCAAGTTGGGTTAATACGGTTTCACCGCCTAACACCTCAGTGGGACTGGGCGGCAATCCGCCCCGACCTGTGACGACAAACTCACCCAACTCCGATGCCGTAGAACCCCCCGTTGGACAGTTTTGAGCAATCTGCTGTGTGGCATCCGTAACATCTGTGGGAAGTTCGAGCAATCCCTGCCGAGGATCAATATTAGGCGTATTAACCGCCACTACTCCCTGCACACCTTGCTCTGAACTAGCAGTAATATCGCTGAGTGGAGTTACAAACGCTCTAGGAGTAATGCCAAACAAGCCTTGAGTCGTGATGTCAACTCTGCCACCGTTGCCTCTGGCTGCATTCGCGGTGATGTCGCTGTTTTCAGTTGGAACTGCCACAATGAAGTCAGCATCAATGCCAATGTTGCCACCATCGCCCCCCGCACCCGTCGTTCCGGCATTGGTGGAAATGCTGCTTTGTTCGCGTAACAACAGTTGATCCAGATTGGTTAAGACAATATTGCCACCATCCACGGTTTGAGTCTCAGCAATCAACCGACCCTGATTAGCAAGCCGCACTGAACCCGCTCGAATTAGCACATCCCCTGCTGCACCACTACCCAGGCTGTTGACCTCAACTCTGGCTCCATCCTCAACTCTGAACTGATCGGTGTTGATGCGGATTGTGCCTCCTTGACCTCTGGAGTTACGAACGGTGTTAGCAAACAGACCACTGGTTGGGTCAGATCCACTTAACAAAAGGGTATCTCGAATATTGAGCGTAATGTTACCTGCTTGTCCTTGATTGGTGGTTGTAGTAATGATTCGTCCTCCGTTGGTTGCCTCAAGGGTGTTAGCATTGACGATGATATTGCCCCCTCGAAACGCATTAATAGTTTGAGCACTGATCACGGCTCCATTTGAGATGCGAAAAGAATTGGTATTGAGGGTAATCACACCTGCTTGTCCTTTTCCAGCCGTTGCTACAAATAATCCACTCGGCAACCGATTTTGAGCATTTGTTCCACTTACATTGATACGATTGCGAGCGTTAATAAAGACATTACCTGCATTACCTTCACCAAAAGTGCTAGCAAGGATTAGAGCACCATTTGTTAAAGAAAGAGAACCAGTGGCGATTCGTACCCCTCCTCCTTGTCCTCTACCGTGTGGTTCAACATTGCTAGTGATGGCAGTAAGAGAGTGTCTATTAGGGCTAACACCATTTATGGAAATGCGATCGCGAGCGTTAATAAAGACATTACCTGCATCACCTTGACCAGAAGTGCTAGCAGAAATTTGAGCACCATTGGTTAGGAAAAGAGAGTCAGTAGTGATACGTACATCTCTTCCTCGCCCTCTACCAAACTGTCCAACTCTGCCAGCAATCATAGTAAGAAATCGTCCATCAGAACTAGCACCATCTAGAGAAATGCGATCGCGAGCGTTAATAAAGACATTACCTACATCACCTTGACCAAAAGTGCTAGCAGAGATTTCAGCACCATTGCTTAGGAAAAGAGAACTAGTAGTGATACTTACATCTCCTCCCTGTCCTATACCGCCTTGTTCAACAGCACTACCAATCAGAGTAGGAAATTGTCCATTAGGATTAGCACCATCTAGAGAAATGTGGTCGCGAGCATCGATAAACACATTACCTGCATTACCTTGACCAAAAGTGCCAGCAGAGATTTGAGCACCATTAATTAAGGCAAGAGAGCCAGTGGTAATCCGTACATTTCCTCCTTGCCCTCTACCGCTTTGTTCAACAGCACTACCAATGAAAGTAGGAGATTCTCTATTAGAAGTAACACCATCTAGAGAAATGTGGTCGCGGGCATCAATAAAGATATTGCCTGCATTACTTATACCCAAAGTGTCAGCAGAAATCTGAGCACCATTGCTTAGGAAAAGGGAGCCAGTAATGATCCGTATATTTCCTCCTTGCCCTATACCGCGTTGGTTGGTTCTGCTAGTGATACCAGTAACAGATTGTCCATCAGGATTAGCACCATCTAGAGAAATGCGATCGCGGGCATCAATGAGGATATTACCTGCATTACCTTCACCAGAAGTGCTGGCGGAGATATAAGCACTGTTGGTTAAGGCAAGAGAGCCAGCAGAAAGACGTATATCTCCTCCTTGACCTCTGCCAGATTGTTCAACAGCACTACCAATACCAGTAAGAAATTCTCCGTTAGGGCTAGCACCATCTAGAGAGATGTAATCGCGAGCATTAATAAACGCATCACCTGCGTTACCTTGACCAAAAGTGCTAGCAGAGATTCGAGCACCATTGGCTAGGAAAAGAGATCCAGTGGTAATCCGTACATTTCCTCCTTGTCCTCTACCGTGTTGATTAACATCACTACTAATGAAAGTATAAGATTCTCCATTAGGACTAACACCGTCTAGAGAAATGCGATCGTGAGCATCAATAGAGACATTACCTGCATTACCTTCACTAGAAGTATCAGCAGAGATTTGAGCACCATTAGTTAAAGAGAGAGATCCAGTGGTAATCCGTACATTTCCTCCTTGCCCTCTAGCCAGCTGATTAACATCACTACTAATGAAAGTATAAGATTCTCCATTAGGACTAACACCGTCTAGAGAAATGCGATCGCGGGCATCAATGAGGATATTACCTGCATTACCTTCACCAGAAGTGCTGGCGGAGATGTAAGCACCGTTGGTTAAGGAAAGAGAGCCAGCAGAAAGACGTATATCTCCTCCTTCACCCCTACCAAATTGTTCGACATTACTACCAATACCAGTGAGAAACTCTCCATTAGGGCTAGCACCATCCAGAAAAATACGATCGCGAGCATCCATAAAGATATTACCTGCATTTCCTTGACCAAAAGTGCCAGTAGAGATTTGAGCACCATTGGTTAAGGAAAGAGAACCAGTGATTATTTGTACATCCCCTCCTTTTCCTTTACCCATTTGTGAAACAACGCTACCAATAGCAGTAGAAGCTTGCCCATTAGGATTAACACCATCTAAAGAAACGCGATCGCTAACTTCTATAACTATGTTTCCTGCATTGCCCTGCCCAAGCGTGCTAGAAACTATTCGTGAACCGTCCCTGAGGCTCAAAAATCTAGCTCTAATGTTGATATTGCCACTATTGCCGGTAGCAAAACCAACGGCGTTAGCAAGTAAACTT includes:
- a CDS encoding DUF4058 family protein, with amino-acid sequence MPSPFPGMDPYLEGYLWVDVHNALANKIRQQLTPKLRPRYTARLEIYLVQDTAPESEIGILYPDVEVLQRNITQPSPTLPFSSERSSIAVTPAPLTLPMIQPIDVRISTVEIRDTANNTLVTCIQIFSPIHKREPGLTPYRQKRQRSLVPLS
- a CDS encoding calcium-binding protein: MTYQIFGSIYNDYLVGTTYDDTIYASWGDDVVYASWGNDVVVGDWGNDFVVGDYGNDYLYGGENDDYLDGGFGEDYIQGDSGADSLLGSYGNDTLVGGTGSDALYGESGYDYIKGYGHTLYEVDYLSGGTEADTFALGDWYNGTYYTGDGSYGYAVITDFSAWEGDKLQVNGSVYDYWMDKNWNYGVGTTATDTAIYKGYELVAIVQDTTNVSAFRDFVAG
- a CDS encoding calcium-binding protein — protein: MVWHDAPLTENNFVITGVEDDIQDDSDPVDVTTSVSTLNEDDILVGTAQADILNGQAGSDRITGLGNNDRLIGGADDDHMNGGAGRDFLRGDQGSDRLYGGIGNDQIQGGDGSDRLYGGRGNDRLVGGLGRDVFVLEKGIGSDVIRDFQVGQDSLGLGQGLSFNRLDITQSGRNTIISFGSDRLATLVGIQVNQVTSNQFIAM
- a CDS encoding two-partner secretion domain-containing protein translates to MRSSPLFTPLLIGLGIVVLAPSHAFAQSRIIPDNTLGAEQSRVTSLDTFGLPVDGIDQGAVRGRNLFHSFQEFSVSEGREAYFLNPSNNIQNILARVTGNTRSEILGTLSILNDTGVTSNPNLFLINPNGILFGPNASIAIGGSFVTSTANVLQFSDQGFFSATNPEAPSPLLTVNPSAFLFNQINPGNIDSNFARLQVPDRQNLTFAGGNINISGGLLNAPGGRIDVGATVSTGVISLNADGSLSLPDEVGRGNVLFNNGAIVNTSSDNGGNITILARNITLSNGSGLLTSILLDSGTADSQAGNLILNATGDIQLLQASLLANAVGFATGNSGNINIRARFLSLRDGSRIVSSTLGQGNAGNIVIEVSDRVSLDGVNPNGQASTAIGSVVSQMGKGKGGDVQIITGSLSLTNGAQISTGTFGQGNAGNIFMDARDRIFLDGASPNGEFLTGIGSNVEQFGRGEGGDIRLSAGSLSLTNGAYISASTSGEGNAGNILIDARDRISLDGVSPNGESYTFISSDVNQLARGQGGNVRITTGSLSLTNGAQISADTSSEGNAGNVSIDAHDRISLDGVSPNGESYTFISSDVNQHGRGQGGNVRITTGSLFLANGARISASTFGQGNAGDAFINARDYISLDGASPNGEFLTGIGSAVEQSGRGQGGDIRLSAGSLALTNSAYISASTSGEGNAGNILIDARDRISLDGANPDGQSVTGITSRTNQRGIGQGGNIRIITGSLFLSNGAQISADTLGISNAGNIFIDARDHISLDGVTSNRESPTFIGSAVEQSGRGQGGNVRITTGSLALINGAQISAGTFGQGNAGNVFIDARDHISLDGANPNGQFPTLIGSAVEQGGIGQGGDVSITTSSLFLSNGAEISASTFGQGDVGNVFINARDRISLDGASSDGRFLTMIAGRVGQFGRGRGRDVRITTDSLFLTNGAQISASTSGQGDAGNVFINARDRISINGVSPNRHSLTAITSNVEPHGRGQGGGVRIATGSLSLTNGALILASTFGEGNAGNVFINARNRINVSGTNAQNRLPSGLFVATAGKGQAGVITLNTNSFRISNGAVISAQTINAFRGGNIIVNANTLEATNGGRIITTTTNQGQAGNITLNIRDTLLLSGSDPTSGLFANTVRNSRGQGGTIRINTDQFRVEDGARVEVNSLGSGAAGDVLIRAGSVRLANQGRLIAETQTVDGGNIVLTNLDQLLLREQSSISTNAGTTGAGGDGGNIGIDADFIVAVPTENSDITANAARGNGGRVDITTQGLFGITPRAFVTPLSDITASSEQGVQGVVAVNTPNIDPRQGLLELPTDVTDATQQIAQNCPTGGSTASELGEFVVTGRGGLPPSPTEVLGGETVLTQLASTDVINRVSNSQLGTDAINRVSNPQNSQSSAEIVEAQGWVVNAEGAVMLIAQESNQSERSPLSTHCSS